The genome window CACCGGGCCCAGGCTTCCAGCTGAGGCTGGGAGGAGGCTTCGGTCAAGGTTAACGGATTAGCGCTGATGGCGAACTAGCCTGGGGTGTGGGACCTATGGGGTAGGCGGGGGTGTCCAAGTCCTCCCATAAAGGTTCTGGACTCCGACAAAACCTGGCAGGAACGTAACCAGGTCGGGGGTTCCCAAGTCCCCGAACGCGCACTCGGCCTAGGACCCAAGACACCATGGAGTTTCCTTAGATACCGAAGGGACGGTGGCCAGGGAGTGGGGCGGGTGGACCGAGCACAGCTGTCGCAAGGGGGCAGAAACTGACGCCAGAGCCAGAACACCCTGGATATCAAAGCTCTTTCCCTGAAGTATGTTGGTGGCTCTTAAAAGAGCCGTTGGGTTATTGGAAGTCAAGTTCCAACTGCAACGCTTACTTCTTCTTGGGTGCCGCCTTCTTGGGCTTGGCAGCCGCCTTGGGCTTGGTCACTTTGGCCTTGGCCGCCTTGGGCTTCACGGCCTTGGCTTTGGCGGGGCTCTTGGCGACCTTCTTCGCCTTCACCACCTTGGGCTTCTTGGGGCTCTTGGAAGCCTTCTTGGTCACAGCCGGCTTCTTGGCCTTTTTCGGGGTCTTGACCGCCTTTTTGACAGCCGCCGTAACCTTCTTGGGTTTCTTTGAAGCGCCCGCAACCTTGGCCTTCGTTACCTTTGCGGGGTTGGCCTTGGCCTCTCCAGATGCAGCTTTTTTGTTGAGCTTGAAGGAGCCCGAGGCGCCGGTGCCCTTGGTCTGCACCAGGGTCCCCTTGCTCACCAGGCTCTTGAGGCCCAGCTTGATGCGGCTGTTGTTCTTCTCCACGTCGTAGCCGGCGGCCGCCAGCGCCTTCTTGAGCGCGGCCAGGGACACGCCGCTGCGCTCCTTGGACGACGACACGGCCTGGACGATCAGCTCCGACACGGAAGGGCCCGTAGACTTCTTCTTGGCAGCGGCCGCGGACTTGGCCGGCCTCTTGGCCTTCTTGCCGGCCGCAGGCTTCTCAGGGGGAGTGGAAGCGGCGGGAGCGGGCGGCGCGGTCTCAGACATGGCGAAAGGAGCGCGAGGAGAGGCGACTGCCAGAACCTGACGGAGCAGAAAGACGCCGGAGGCCCCCGAGCGGCGTATTTATAGGGCGGGGCCGTGCTGTGATTGGTGCTCTCAGGCGCCCGCCCCTCGCCCCCGAGCGCCCCCTGCCGCCCCCTGCGTCGCCGCCCCGGGCGCCGCACCTGAAGGGCCTGGGCGGCAGCTCCCCGCGATCGCCGACTGCCTTGTTCCGACCGCAGATCCGGGCGGGATGGGCTCGGGCTCGGAGCGCGGGAGCGGCGGCGGGGCCCCCCCGCTCTCTACAGCAGGCCTTctccccggggggcgggggggacagcGGCCTGTGAGGGAGGCGTCGTCAGGGCCGTGCTTTTCCAGCCCGCGGTGAACGGGAAAGGTCGGATGTGGGGCGGCGCGGGAGGGGGACAGGAAAGcgggccgtgtgtgtgtgtgagtgtgtgtgtgtgtgtgtgtgtgtgtgtgtgtgcgcgcgcgagCGAGCCGGGGCGGCGTGGAGGAGGCGCGGCCTTGTCCGCGGGGCTGGGATCGTCCCTCATCAACGCCGCCACCCTTCCCGGCGACGCCCAGGACGCGGGCGCGGGGTCCATAGCTCTGACCGACCCTCACAGGCGCGGCCGGGCGAACGCCGGAGCTCGCTGACGCCGTCCTTCACGCGCGGGCGGCACGTGTGGAAAACGCAGCGCGCACGGAAACATCCCTGGGGGCGGAGAACGACTCGCTTTCACGGGGCGGTGCGCCTCACGGCCTCCTGGTGCCCTCCGCGGCCTCCCAGCGCAGCCACAGCAGGGGCTGAGTCCTCGCCGTTGCGTGTCGCCGTGCGGTTCTTCAGCGGCGGAGCTgccaggagggcagaggagggcggGCTGGACTCCACGCGCCCCTCCCCCACGCCGTGAGGGGCTGGGAGAGCCGCTGTCCTGGCGCCCCCACCCCCGACTTTCTAGGACAATCGTCCTCTAGTTGCCTTGGGCTTTCGGAAGCATTTCAGGCACCGGCAACACTCCGGTGACTAAACGGGGAAACCGGACACATGAGAAAACGCGTCTCGCGGCGCGGAGGAGACTGGCCCTGTCCCCGGGCTCTGCGCAGCCGCTTGCGGCCAGGCGGGGTCGGTGCGGTCGCTCTCAGCGCTGCGAGCCTCAGGTTCTCAAACGAGTCCGCGCGGCCTTAGTGCCGCGAGTTTCCCGGAGTGTCACACGCCCGACAATCTTGTCACCCGCTTGCGGCCGACTTCCCGCTAACACCTTCGCCACCACAGTCAATTGCTTCCCATTTTCCTGTTGTTTTCACAACACGTGAATTACTACCACTTTGGGAGAGAACAATCGGAGATAGACGTTTGAAGGACAATGATAATAACAAGTGTAATGTTACATGTAAATGCATACAGCATGACATACGTCCAGTCCTCCAAGACGGTAAGGTTGCGTAGGTGAACATCATTCAGAAGTCAAAACTTTCTTACTCTAATAACCGAGGACTCTAATTAAACGtagctttttaaaaggaaatacaggATTCAGGAATTTCTAAGGTTCCGGCCTCCTGTGTAAACCATTGGGTTAGATGGGCTTCACATAAAATACGAACGTTCCACCTAAATTTAAGGACGGCTGAATCTCTTAAAGGCTGATCGGTATACACTCAACCAACGAAAAGGTAGAATCTGGTCTACCTACTCTTGCTACAAAAGGGTtatatttgatgtttttaattttgaaaaacattttaaggacTATAAAATTAGGTCTGGGCGGTGAGAAGTTGGCCCTTCTTGTGGCTCAGAATCCAGGTGATTGACCGCGTACACGCCTGCTCCGCAAGGCTCGAGAGGTTGGTACTGGAGAATTGAGTCATTGATATTTTACACCTGACAAAATGTACTCTAAGCTTAAAATATGAGTTGCAGAAAGCTCCAAGTTTGGAAGAcatgattaactttttttttttttttaacatttaacaaaCTGGTGCCTGATTACTGGAAATATTTCTGTAAACGCCAGTATAATTTAACTATGGTTGAGATGGTCTTCAAAGGAGCTCCTTCATTTAAGCATTGTAAAGGGGTGCCATTTTTGAAAAAGGTTTCAGAAGTTTGTAATCCGATATCGTGCTATTGAGCAGGGAGTATAAAGAGTACATTATTGGGGggcaatatttctcaaatttctccCCAAGAAATGAAGAACTATAGAGTTTTGGAGTACAATATGAACAAAGTCAATGACTACTTTTTTGAAAACCTTCAAGTCACTGCGCTCAGACTGAAAATCAGATGTGGAAGGAACAAAAAGCTTGAAAAGATGAGGATTACGTGGTAGCCAATGAAACTGCGCTATTGTTGGAAAGTTAAAAGATAGACCAATCAGGGCTTGTAACATAATATCGTCATGTTTTTATCGTCCAATCACTACACTTTATGTACTATAAATATAAGCAAGTAGCCAAAGCGAGGTATTCGTGTCAGTGCTTTGAACATTCTTGTCCTTATTGTTCACTTCGTTATGGCTCGCACGAAGCAGACGGCGCGCAAGTCGACGGGCGGCAAGGCCCCGCGCAAGCAGCTGGCCACCAAGGCGGCCCGCAAGAGCGCGCCGGCCACCGGCGGCGTCAAGAAGCCGCACCGCTACCGGCCCGGCACGGTGGCCCTGCGCGAGATCCGGCGCTACCAGAAGTCCACGGAGCTGCTGATCCGCAAGCTGCCGTTCCAGCGCCTGGTGCGCGAGATCGCGCAGGACTTCAAGACCGACCTGCGCTTCCAGAGCTCGGCCGTCATGGCGCTGCAGGAGGCGTGCGAGGCCTACCTGGTGGGGCTCTTCGAGGACACCAACCTCTGCGCCATCCACGCCAAGCGCGTCACCATCATGCCCAAGGACATCCAGCTGGCGCGCCGCATCCGCGGGGAGAGGGCGTAAGTGTTTGGTCAAGGAGCGCCAACTTGAAACccaaaggctcttttcagagccaCCACGTTTTCAA of Canis lupus familiaris isolate Mischka breed German Shepherd chromosome 35, alternate assembly UU_Cfam_GSD_1.0, whole genome shotgun sequence contains these proteins:
- the H1-1 gene encoding histone H1.1, producing the protein MSETAPPAPAASTPPEKPAAGKKAKRPAKSAAAAKKKSTGPSVSELIVQAVSSSKERSGVSLAALKKALAAAGYDVEKNNSRIKLGLKSLVSKGTLVQTKGTGASGSFKLNKKAASGEAKANPAKVTKAKVAGASKKPKKVTAAVKKAVKTPKKAKKPAVTKKASKSPKKPKVVKAKKVAKSPAKAKAVKPKAAKAKVTKPKAAAKPKKAAPKKK
- the H3C1 gene encoding histone H3.1, whose protein sequence is MARTKQTARKSTGGKAPRKQLATKAARKSAPATGGVKKPHRYRPGTVALREIRRYQKSTELLIRKLPFQRLVREIAQDFKTDLRFQSSAVMALQEACEAYLVGLFEDTNLCAIHAKRVTIMPKDIQLARRIRGERA